The genomic interval TATATAGTAACAGAAGACGGCTCATCTAATTATGCAGGAAGGGTTGTTGATTATCTTGAAGAGATTATAAATACCCATAATCCACAAAAAATTTATTCTTGTGGGCCAACTCCGGTTCTAAAATTTGTTGTAGACATAGCTGATAAATATAATATTAAGTCAGAGCTGGCTCTTGAAAGGAAATTTGCCTGTGGGACAGGTGTATGTATGGGATGTACAATACAAATAAGAGAAAATAATGAAATTAAAAACAGAAGAATCTGTAAAGATGGCCCTGTTTTTGATGGGAGATCCATTATATGGTAACTGTAAAGCCTGATTTATCTTTAAATATAGGTAAATTAAAGCTAAAAAATCCAATAATTACAGCATCAGGAACTTTTGGTTATGCTGATGAATATGAAGAATTTATGAGTATTCAAAATATTGGAGCCATTGTTACTAAAGGTATTACTTTAGATCCAAGAGACGGAAACCCTCAACCAAGAATCGCTGAAGTTAAAAGTGGCATGCTAAATTCAATAGGGCTTGAAAATGTTGGAATATGCTCTTTTATTGAGCACAAACTCCCTATATTAAAAGAAAGAAATATAAATTTTATTCTCAATATAGCCGGATTCAGCCTTGAAGAGTATGCTCAATTAGCTGTAATTTGTGAAAAGTCTGAAATTCCTGCTATTGAGCTAAATGTATCCTGTCCCAATGTTAAAGCCGGTTGTCTTGAATTCGGGAAGGACCAGGAAACTTTGTATAGACTTGTATCTAGTGTTAGAGAAGTTTATTCAAATACTTTGATTGTAAAACTAAGCCCTAATGTATCAAATCCAATTGAAATAGCACTTGCTGTTCAAAAAGCCGGTGCAGATGCCGTTTCTGCGATAAATACAGTTAAGGGCATGCAGGTAAATCCTATTATCAATAATGGTAAACTTGAACATTCTTATATAAAGGGCGGGTATTCAGGTCCTGCGATTAAGCCGATTGCACTTAGTTATATACACGAAATAAAACAGGTTCTTGATATTCCTATTATAGGAATGGGTGGAATATCAAATGTTGACGATGTTTTAGAGTTTATTGCAGTAGGATCAGTTGCAGTTCAAATAGGAACAGCTAATTTTACAAATCCTTGTATAAGTGAACAATTAGCTAAGGATCTGGAAAATGTATTAATGCAGCATAATATTATGAGTCTTCAGGATTTAATCGAGGGGAATAAGAATGCAAACAACAGATAAAGTTAAAATATTAGAGCTTCTTGAAAGAACAGACAGCATCAGAAGAGGACATTTTGAGTTAAGCTCAGGCCTTCATAGCAGTCAGTATTTTCAATGCGCAAAACTTTTGCAATATCCTGATATAGCTGGTGAAGTAGGATCAAGATTAGCACAGTTATTTGATATGGAAATAGATCTGGTTGTAGGACCGGCTCTTGGGGGAATTATAATTGCCCATGAAGTAGGTAGAGCTCTTAATAAAAGAACAATTTTTGCTGAAAGAAAAGATGGAACCTTATGTATCAGAAGAGGTTTTGAAATATCAAAAGGCGAAAGAATAATTATATTGGAAGATGTAATAACTACAGCAAAGTCTGCTAAAGAAACAGCAGAAATTATAAAGGAATGGGGCGGAGAAATTGTTGGTTATGGCTGTATTGTGGATAGATCAGAAGGTAAAACAGGATTAAATATAAAGTCTTTATTACAAATGACTCCTGAAGTATATGATCCATCAGCCTGTCCATTGTGCAAACAAGGCAGTAAAGCAGAAAAACCCGGCAGCAGAACTACTACTCGACCATAGAAAATATGACTAAAAATCTTGAGAGGTAATTTATCTGTAAATTGCCTCCACAGACGAAACGAAGTGAAGTCGAGGACAGCAATTGGAAGATAAATTACCTCTCAAATAAATTAGCGTGGTCTAATACTACTGCATAAGTAAATACAAATTGAGCAGCCTTTATTATATTGGTATAAATTGATGAAAACTATAAAAATAAAAACACCAGCCAAGATTAATCTGACTCTTGAGATTTTAGAAAAGAGAAAAGACGGTTATCATAATATTCAGAGTATTATGCAGACTGTAAGTTTATATGATTTTCTTACTATTACTGTGGATGAGAATGACGATCATGATAATATAATTGATATTTCAGGAAATAATCCACTAATTCCATATGATGAATCAAATTTAGCTTATATCAGTGCTGAAAAGTACCTGAAAAAATCAGGTATTATCAGTAAAAAAGTCAGTATTTTTATTGAAAAGCATATCCCTATTGCAGCGGGATTAGCCGGGGGTAGTTCAAATGCTGCTGGGGTACTGTATGGTTTAAATGAGATTTTTGGAAAAATCTTGGATAATGAACTACTTTCTGTTTTAGCCTCTCAAATTGGTGCTGATGTTAATTTTTGTCTGTATGGTGGCACTCAGCTTGCTACTTTAAAAGGGGAAAAACTAAAGAAACTTCCAACTCCCGATTTAAATATAATAATTGTAAAGCCTAAAGATTTATTCATTTCAGCTAAAGAAGCTTATGATAAATACTCTAAGTTATCGAACAAGCCTGAAAATAAGAATACAGAGGCAATGATTGAAGCAATAAAAGAAAATAATACACAAAAAATAGCCTCATTATTAAATAATACTCTTGAGGCTGCAATCCTGAATGATTATCCTGTAATTAAAGATATAAAAGCTCATCTAATTAAAAAAGGCTGCTTAAATGCTGTGATGTCCGGTAGTGGACCAAGTGTTTTTGCAATATGCGATAAATCAATTGATCTATCTGAGCTTAAAAAGGTTTATGATGAGGTCTATGAAGTATCTATAGTAAGCCATGGTGCTTGTAATATAGCTCTACGAACTAATATTAATGCAGGGACATTCCTGTCTTCTAAAACTTTTACTGACAGTACTTACGCAAATTCTCCTAAATGTAGAAATAATGAGAAATAATTTCTAAAATTCTCTATAGAAGTCATTTATCTTGGATTTTAGCGAATGACATTTGCTAGTAATCGTAGAAATTCTTTTTAATTCTGTCATTTTTGTATAGTAACGGGAATTGTCATCCCGCACTTGATGCGGGATCTGTCTGTGTTGCAATTCTAAGCTATAAAAGTTAATTGGATAGATGCCGGATCAAGTCCGGCATGACATCCTTTTTGCGTAAGTCCTGTTAATGAGTATTTAATATAATCTTGTTAATCTTGAATAATTTTTGCAGGAACACTTCTTTTCTTGAGCTCATTAACCAGGATTTCAGCTTTTTGTTGGTTTGAGAAAGAACCTACTTGTAAGGAATATATTCCGTTACTTTCTTTTATAAACGGAGTTATATTGAGATTTGTCCTCATTAATTCTTCTGAGACTCTTTTAGCTTCACTGGGAGAAGCATAACCACCTACTACTACCTTGCTCATGGAGATAGATTCACGTTCAACTTTTATTTTATCTCTCAACATTAAACCTCCACCTTGATTTGGTTTTTGTTCTGGAATCGTTGGTGATGGAGTTTTAATTACGGGTTGAGCTTTTTTAATTTGATTTTGTTGTGTTTGAGCTGGTTTTTGTATTTGAGATTGATCTCTGGTTGTACTTGAATTTCTGTTATTATCGAAAGGAACTTGATCGAATTCATTAAATTCAGAACTGGTCTGAGGTTCTTCCATGTTTGTGTCGGTAACCTGAGAATCAAGGATTATTTCATCTTGAGAAATTGTACTTTCTGTATCTTTTTTCTTGAATGGATTTTCTGTATCTGAAGATGCAGGAGTTACGTCCTCTTGTAGTTCTATTGATTTTAAACGTGGGTCAATTCGTCCTTTGAAGTCTTCGCTTGTTAATGAGTCTAAGTTCTGACCATCTTTTAAGGCAGGAACGTCTATATTGGGTGTTAATACTGATGCTATAAATGTACATAAGAAAAAGAAAACCATAAAAGCACTAAAGAAAATAAAAAATAATTTCTTTTTGTTAGGTTTTAATTTCTGTGGAGGAACTTTTTTATTTGGTTTTCTCGAATTTGTATTTATTTTTATGCTCATTTATTTAAATTACTCCTCTAACCTTGCAGGAAGCTTTCATAATCTCTTCATTTTCACGACAATAGTTCTTTATTATATTATTTGCTATTTCCTCAATGTTTTCCAAATTAAAATCCGATTTTAGTCCGCAAGCTTCAACCGGGGCACCTATCGCATCAATATTTATTCCAAGATGTATTAATACTGAGGTGATAGACTTTGTTGCTATTGACACTGAGAGTTTGCTCTTATTATAAAACAAATCATCTCCTTGTCTAGATATTACAGTGGATTTAGGTAAGTTGTCTAAAATAACATCTCGGGCAATATTAACTAAAAGTCTTTGTCTTAATATTCCCTCAATTAAAGAAATATTAAAGTGTTCTACAATAAAGTGCAACATTTTTTTACTGTATATAGGGCTATTTGATAATACATCAGAAATATCCACCATATTATCGAGTTTTACTTCACATTCGCCTGTAAAGCCAATAATAGAATCACCAATGAGATTAAAATTTTTATATATCCAGTGAGGAGAAAGCTCTTTTCCTGTATAACGGATTTCTTCTTCAATAAATTTTGATTTCATTTTTATACTCAACTCTATATAAATATTAAACTTATTTTAATCTCCAAATACTAATTTGCAAGTTTCTTTATCTGCAATTTCAGTTAGAGCTCTTTTTAATCTTAAACAGGACTCACATTCCCCGCAATGTTTTTGGTTATCAGTGTAACAACTTCTAATTAAATTAAAAGGAATTTTTTTCTCTATACCAATTTTTACAATTTCTTTTTTATTGTAATTAATCAGTGGTGCTACTAACTCAGGTTTAACCATAGTTGAATATTGGAGAGATTCATTAATTCTAGAAATAAATTCCTGTGAATTATCAGGAAAAGTTGTTGCTTCCTCACTATTAGCTCCGAAAATTATATGAGTATAGTTATAAGAATCTGCAAAACTTGCTGCAATATTTATGAATACTCCATTTCTATTAGGCACCCAGACTTTTTTTGCTGATTCTTCAGTTAAATCAAGTGTGTCAAGTTCATTTATTTTTAATGCCGGTAATTTT from Candidatus Melainabacteria bacterium RIFOXYA2_FULL_32_9 carries:
- a CDS encoding dihydroorotate dehydrogenase B catalytic subunit, with protein sequence MVTVKPDLSLNIGKLKLKNPIITASGTFGYADEYEEFMSIQNIGAIVTKGITLDPRDGNPQPRIAEVKSGMLNSIGLENVGICSFIEHKLPILKERNINFILNIAGFSLEEYAQLAVICEKSEIPAIELNVSCPNVKAGCLEFGKDQETLYRLVSSVREVYSNTLIVKLSPNVSNPIEIALAVQKAGADAVSAINTVKGMQVNPIINNGKLEHSYIKGGYSGPAIKPIALSYIHEIKQVLDIPIIGMGGISNVDDVLEFIAVGSVAVQIGTANFTNPCISEQLAKDLENVLMQHNIMSLQDLIEGNKNANNR
- a CDS encoding orotate phosphoribosyltransferase, encoding MQTTDKVKILELLERTDSIRRGHFELSSGLHSSQYFQCAKLLQYPDIAGEVGSRLAQLFDMEIDLVVGPALGGIIIAHEVGRALNKRTIFAERKDGTLCIRRGFEISKGERIIILEDVITTAKSAKETAEIIKEWGGEIVGYGCIVDRSEGKTGLNIKSLLQMTPEVYDPSACPLCKQGSKAEKPGSRTTTRP
- a CDS encoding 4-(cytidine 5'-diphospho)-2-C-methyl-D-erythritol kinase, which translates into the protein MKTIKIKTPAKINLTLEILEKRKDGYHNIQSIMQTVSLYDFLTITVDENDDHDNIIDISGNNPLIPYDESNLAYISAEKYLKKSGIISKKVSIFIEKHIPIAAGLAGGSSNAAGVLYGLNEIFGKILDNELLSVLASQIGADVNFCLYGGTQLATLKGEKLKKLPTPDLNIIIVKPKDLFISAKEAYDKYSKLSNKPENKNTEAMIEAIKENNTQKIASLLNNTLEAAILNDYPVIKDIKAHLIKKGCLNAVMSGSGPSVFAICDKSIDLSELKKVYDEVYEVSIVSHGACNIALRTNINAGTFLSSKTFTDSTYANSPKCRNNEK
- a CDS encoding 7-cyano-7-deazaguanine synthase QueC → MNKSIILLSGGLDSVISLACAKEEYNISLALTFNYGQRAKNQEIAAAADIAKYYNIEYKVINLPWLAEITSTSLVNISEKLPALKINELDTLDLTEESAKKVWVPNRNGVFINIAASFADSYNYTHIIFGANSEEATTFPDNSQEFISRINESLQYSTMVKPELVAPLINYNKKEIVKIGIEKKIPFNLIRSCYTDNQKHCGECESCLRLKRALTEIADKETCKLVFGD